CATTATTATGGGCTATCATTCCTGCCCACATAATATTTGCTCTGGCTTCATAGTCTCTGGGGTTTTTCATAACTCTTGGAGCTTCTCTAATCATAGTAAGCAATACGGCCTCACAAAGCCGATCTGTTATTTCTACTCCTTTTGTGTTGGTAAAATAACGTTCAAATACATGAGCCATTATATCTGCAACACCGTTTGCAGTCTGATCAGGAGGTAAAGTATAGGTGAGTTCAGGATTCAGGATGGAAAATGTGGGACGCAAATACTCGCTGCCTGCTCCTTTCTTTTTCATATATTTTTCATGAGTGATAACTGTATCAGGTGAACCTTCGCTTCCTGCAGCTGCAATTGTTAATACAGTGCCAACCGGCAGTGCTTCCTTAATTTGTGCCTTGCCGCTAAAAAAGTCCCAAAAATCTCCATCATATTTCACGCCCGCAGCTATGGCTTTTGCTGAATCTATAACACTTCCACCACCAACAGCAAGAATAAAATCAACACCTTCTCTGCGGCATAGATCAATACCCTCATAAACAAGGCCACTTCTGGGATTAGGTACCACACCGCCCAGTTCTATGTAGTCAATTCCCTCTGCTCTCAGAGATTCTTCAACCCTGTCCAAAAGTCCTGACCTTTTAACCGATCCCCCTCCAAAATGGACCAGTACTTTACTTCCTCCAAAACGTCTTACCAAAGATCCTGCTTCTTTTTCTGTGTCTTTCCCGAACATAAAATAGGTGGGACTATAAAAGGTAAAGTTATTCATGGCATCCTCCTTAATTTAATATTATTTTCCATAGTATTGTTTCCGTATATTAATTAGTATAAAGTAACTATAAAAAATCCCTGGTTTCAGGCAATCAACAGACTTACATCTTACCACTTATTATAGTGGACTTTTTCAACATCATATCTGTCTATGGGATCCTTTAATTCATCCGGATAACCTATTGCGATAATGCTAAGAGGCACAACTTCTTCGGGGATTTGCAAAAGTTTTTTGAGAGCATTTACTCTCTCTTCATTGGGATACAGTCCAAGCCACACTGAACCCAGGCCAAGTTCCGTGGCCATCAAAAGAATGTTCTGAGTTGCAGCGGAACAATCCTGTATCCAAAAGTCTCTGACTCTTTCCGATGAAAGGTCTCCGCAGACAATAATCCCATGGCTGGCTTCGCTCAGCATTTTGGAATGGGGGTGAAACTTAGGTATTTCGTTCAGTATATTCCTGTCATTAATAACAATGAAATGCCATGGTTGTGCATTACGTGCCGAAGGTGCCGCAAAACCTGCCCTCAATAACTTCTCAATTGCTTCATCAGGCACCACTTTATTTTTATATTTTCTGATACTTCTTCTTTGAAAAATTATGCTCATCCTATCCCTCCTCAAACTTTGAAAGTTATATTTATATTTATTTTTAAATCTTTAAATAAATAATTCTACATATATAATTCTATCTGCAGAAATCTTATAGCTTAATATATTATTACCACTATTTTTAATCATGTATCAAGAAGTCTCTCGCCTCTATAAGCGGGAGCTGAATTAATCCTAATTAAATTTACAACTAAGATATTACTTGCCAGAAAATTGTCCTGTTTAACTGTCAAACCTAAAAAGCTGGTCTCTCGTGAAATTCCATTCAGGTGTGTTAAGCACATCTCCAAAATTAACAGGATACCAGGGATTGTCTTCAGGATTATCGTAATTCTTTAGAATATGTATATCCTGGGCAGGCATATAACTTTGTGCTATTATAAATATCTTTTCCTTGGTTTCTTCATGTTCTGCCATGTCAAGTATAATAACACAGTGGCCGGGAAGTTCTCCCTTTAAGAATACATCACCCGGTTGCATTTCTTCTAAAGGTATCTTCTTCATTTCCTGAGATAGGGACAATGTCCCGGCATAGGCAAATACCATGTCCATATAATCTCTGAATACTTTATACTCCTCTGAATATTCCCCCTGTTTCACCCAATAGGCATTATTTCCTTCTACTCTTATTCTGTTTCCCTTCATCCAGGTACTATAATCAGCTCTGAAACCATTGGTAAAATTAAAATGTATCCTGTCGTACTCGCCCCTACTAAAGAGATATTCTGCCCATAATCTCATAACTGCATCAGCGCACTGCTGCAAATCCCTGTCACCTACATCAATATCCAGGACAGCCACATGAACGTCTTTACTCTTAATGCTGCCGTCGTAATACTTTACTTTTGATCCATGAGGCTTTAGAGGTAAATTCCTTAAATACTCACCAAAAGAACCCTTTTCTACATCCACCCGTTTGTAACCCTCAGGGACCATTATTCTCTCCTGAACAGTAATTCCCTCTTCATTAATAAGTGAAGTTTTACTTTGCTGTTCAACTATATTTTTTATAACAGTATTATTCTCTGAACTGTTTGAAATGTCATTTAAACTTTTTCCGCTGTTGGTCTGAATATTTTCTGTCTCTCCATTTTGCTCCCCTGATCTAATACCACTGTCAGAACCCGTATAATTGTTTATGGAACATGAAGAAAGAAATACAAGAACTACTAAGATGAATGACAATATTACAATTATTCTCCTCATGATAAACTATGCTCCTGTTGGCATTTCTTTTGTATGTGATTATATTGTAGCTGTTTATGGAAAACTATTCAACTTATTTATCCTGCATTATGTAACGTATTCTCTAACAATATGCTCTTTTTTTATTTTTCAAATTTTGAGATCAAACCACATTAATACTGATATACACCACATTGTTAATATAAATTTCATAAAGAAATTCATTCTATATGTATTGACATAATATCTGTCCATTAATATAATAAAATAGAACATATGAATATACGTTCAATTGTTCAAATGAATTAGTATGAACAGGCAGGTGGTGTTATGTCCAATAATTACGGACAAATTGAAAAATGTGACAGTGATGTAATCCATGAAGAAGTTGTTAATAGAGTAAAGGAAAAAATGCCTCCGGAAGAATCATTGTATGATTTGGCAGAACTATTTAAAGTATTTGGAGATACCACACGGATTAAAATTCTTTGGGCATTGGAAGAAGCTGAAATGTGTGTATGCGATATTGCCGCCCTGTTGAATATGACACAATCAGCAATATCTCACCAGCTAAGGGTGTTAAAGCAAGCTAAACTAGTTAAAAGCAGGAGAGATGGCAAAATAGTATACTACTTACTGGACGACGATCATGTAAGGCAGATATTTGATCAAGGTTTAATCCATATTAATGAAGGCAGGTAAGCCTTTGAACTTTAATTTCATCTTAGATATAAATAGTCCGGAGGGACATGTCATAAAAACTGTATTCAGGAGGTCACTATAATGAAAAAGAAATTCATACTGGAAGGTTTGGGTTGCGCAAACTGTGCTGCGAAGATGGAGAAAGCCATTAATAAGATTGATGGGGTCAAAGAAGCCACCATTAACTTCATGACCACAAAACTTGTCATAGAAGGCGAAGACGAAAAAATGCCGTCAATTATAGAAGCTGCGGAAAAGATAATTAAAAGCATTGAACATGATGTTGTTATGAAAAAAGCTTAGAAATGCTGAAATAGAAATATTGTTACAGAAATATTTGAACAGAAATCCCGGATCTCGTCTAAGTTAAATCGCACAGAGAGGAAAATTTTTATGAGAAAGCATCTTTATAGAATAATCACCGGTGCGGTGGCTTTTATTGCTGCAGTAGCCGTTAATATATATGTTGATACAAATAATGAATGGCTTAAGATTCTTTTATTTTTAACCAGCTATGTGATAGTCGGCGGAGATGTAGTGAAAAAAGCTGTAATAAATATTTTTAGAGGAAAAATTTTTGATGAAAACTTTTTAATGACTATAGCCACAATTGGGGCTTTTTTAATAGGTGAACACCCCGAGGGAGTCGCAGTTATGCTGTTCTACCAGGTTGGGGAACTATTTCAGAGCTATGCTGTTGATAAATCCAGAAAGTCTATAGCAAGCCTTATGAACATACGGCCTGATTTTGCCAATGTTAAAAGAGGAGACGATCTTGTAAGAGTTGATCCTGATGAGGTGCAGATTGGGGATATTATTGTAATTAAAGCCGGAGAAAAAATACCCCTTGACGGAATAGTCATTGAAGGAAATTCAATGGTTGATACTTCTGCTCTTACAGGTGAATCCGTTCCCCGTGAAATAGGACCGGGAAGTGATATTCTTAGCGGGTGTATAAATATTAATGGTGTTATCACAGTAGAAGTTACCAAGGAATATGATGAATCCACAGTAAGCAAAATTCTTGATTTGGTTGAAAATGCAAGCAGCAAAAAATCCAAACCAGAACAATTTATAACAAGATTCGCGGGGTACTACACACCCGTTGTTGTAATTATTGCCGTTTTACTTGCTATTGTGCCTCCACTTGTAATAAAGAGTACCTCATTCAGCAGCTGGCTTTACAGAGCACTGTCTTTTCTTGTGGTTTCCTGTCCCTGTGCTCTTGTTATTTCAATACCTCTAAGTTTTTTCGGCGGAATTGGGGGAGCATCAAGAAATGGTGTTCTGGTTAAAGGAAGCAACTATCTGGAAGCACTGGCTAAAACTGAGGTAATTGTTTTTGATAAAACAGGAACGCTTACCAGAGGAGTATTCAGCGCCCAGGAAATTCATCCGGTAAATATTTCGAAAGAAGAACTATTGGAATTTGCTGCATATGCAGAGAGTTATTCAAATCATCCTATATCCCTTTCATTAAAAAGTGCTTACGGAAAAGAGATCGATAACAAGCGGATTTCTGACATGGAAGAAATTCCCGGTCATGGCGTCAGTGTATCAATTGACGGGAAAAAGGTTTTAGCCGGCAATGACAAACTTATGAAAAAAATGAATATTACTTATACTGAGAAAGAGTCTGCCGGAACAATTGTTCATGTCGCAATAGATAATATGTATGCGGGATACATAGTTATTTCAGATGAAATAAAGCCTGATTCGGCACAAACCATCAAGAAGCTTAAAGAAGCCAATATTAAGCAGACGGTCATGCTTACCGGAGATAATAGAAATGTGGGGTTGAAGGTTGCCAAAGAGCTTGGACTTGATAAAGTTTATACTGATCTTCTTCCTGGAGATAAAGTTGAAAAACTGGAAGAACTATTTCTTCAAAAGTCTGCTAAAGGCAAGCTTGCATTTGTGGGTGACGGAATTAATGACGCTCCTGTTCTCGCCCGTGCTGATATAGGAATAGCTATGGGAGGATTAGGTTCTGACGCGGCTATTGAAGCAGCAGATGTAGTAATTATGACTGATGAGCCTTCTAAGATTGTTACTGCTATGAAAATCTCCATCAGAACTTTGAATATTGCATATCAAAATATTGCATTCGCAATAGGAGTAAAGGTTGCTGTGCTTATTCTGAGTGCTTTAGGATTAGCTCATATGTGGGCTGCAATATTTGCGGATGTAGGAGTAACTATAATAGCAGTGCTAAACGCTTTCAGGGCTTTGAATATAAGGGACGGTTCTCCTGCTCCCAAAAATGGATAAGGAGACAAGTCCCTTGACCCAGAATAAACATAGCTTATCATGACAAGAGAATGTAACATCATAAAATTCATTCGTATATTTATTTATTATTAAACTTATTTATTAAATATTTGATTATATAATTTAAGAACAATATTTACCGGAAATAGACGCTGTTCAAATAAAATAGCCATGGATAAGGCAGCCATAACCAGACCTATTAGGAAATATAAAACATGGGGAAAAGCAACCGTATTTAGCATTATACACTGAACTACAATCCAAATTACTAACGCCCAGCTGAAAACACTGCTTATATATCCTTGAAACCTTGATTTAAAGCGGAACATTAGTGCACTTATGATGTTTCCAATACCAAGTACAACAAATAAAATAATTCCAGGTATCAAATAATTACTAAAAGGTGAATTCTTTAGTGCTTCATTTGGTATTCCCAGTGGATTATGAGGATTAATTATAGCAGCCAGTCCTCCAAACACAGCTCCTATTCCTACAAATAAGTGTAAAACAAACAACGTTCGATACAGTCTCCTCATTCCTAACCTATCCCTCTTTTTAATAAAAAAGCTTTCTATGATAATAATATTTTATCATAGAAAGCTCTTTTCTGGAGGATTTTTTCACAACTTCCAATTAATAAAAATATGGGTGGGACAGAGAATCTGTCTCCGTGGCTCTCCCCGTAGCTCATCCCAAGCCCAGGCATCACCGAAGCAGGAAACGGGAGCAGAAGAACCGTCCCCGTGCTTCGCTTATGTTAAAAGCTTAATACACCTCATCATAACTGCAGCACATTCTGCACGGGTAGCATTTTTCAATGGCATTAAATTTCCCTCACTTCCTACTATCAAGCCAAGAGCTGTGACCTTTTGCACTGCAGCAATTGCCCAATCAGATATTTCAGCTTTATCTTTAAAATCAATTCTGCCTGCATTTAAGTCCAGTCCCAGATATTCCAAACAGTTGTTGAGGATTACCATCATTTCCTGTCTGGTGATTTCTTTATCAGGTTTAAAGCTGCCATCTCCGGTACCGCTTACTATGCCTTTTTCTATAGCAAAACCTACATAAGGCGCAAACCAATCTGATGTTTTTACGTCCTCAGGCAGTGTTCCTGAAATTTCAGGAGGTGTACCTGCTATAATACCTGTAGCGGATAAAATCATTTTCAGGAACTCCGCCCTTGAACAATTCCTTTCAGGTGCAAAGTCATTACTACCTATTCCGTTAACTAGACCTCTTGCTGCAACATATGAAATTATATCCTTTGCCCAGCTGTTTTCTGTGTCATTAAATGTGAAGCTTCTTTCTTCTATAGAATAATCACCGTTTCCATCTAATTTAAAAATCATATTGCCAGAAGTTTCATCATAGTAAGAATATGTTATTACTTTTCCATCCTTTAATGCTGCCATGTTATATGCATTTGGTTTCGAATCTGAATTTGCATCTTCATCATCATTTTGAGGAAGCCTTACTTTAATAATACCTCCGACTTTTCCCGTATTTCCAATTTTAACCGAAATGTTCCTGCCGTCCTGGATTACTGAAATACTTACGCTGTCGCTATTTGGATTGTTCTTAATTTCATCCCTAAGGGCATTTACGGTATCGTTATCTAAAATCAGCTCCACATTCTTGAAGTTTATCTTTAGCCTGTCGGTTTCCATATCAAGTATGTCTTTACCCAAGTCTATAGTATCTTTGTCCTCCTTTGCTGTCAGAACCAGCATCTCACTATCATATTTATAAGTTACATCTTCTTCATACACCATATAAACCGGGCTTATATCATAGGACCGCTTCCATACTGTTACACTGATCAGGGCATAAAGGTCATTAGGATTTATAACATTATCCTCTCTTATTATAGCACCTTTTAGATTATAGGTTGTTGCAACATCAGGGTTATATGCACCCGGATCCCAAATAACAGGATACTCAACCTCTTCCCCTGTATTCAAAGTTACTTTTACTGTTTCAGGTAAATCCAGATTGTCAAAGGATGTTCCACTGTAGACAGTTTTACTGTCTATGGCATCCATCGATACAATACTTTTGACAAAATTAAGAGTAAATTCCTTCGTTATCGGGGTTCCAATATCTTCGTAAACACCGTCCAGGACATGTTTACCCTGTGCTGTAACTGAAATTGTAACTGAGGGCTTATCCATTGCCTTTTTCAGTATAAGCTGGTTTGCCATAAGTTCAAAATACTCGTTGTCGGCAATGGTATAATCATATATAACACCTATGGGAGCCCCCTGTATGGAAAAACGTGCAACAGGTGAGCCTATTTCTGAAGTTGTAACACCAGTTGTTGAAATCCTTATATCTACATTCCCATAGGGCTGCTTAACTGTAACATTTATTGTTGATTCCAGGCTGTAATAATCAGTAATATAGTATTCACAATGAATAACCGCTTCTCCGGAATAATAGGCGTTTATAACACCATTTTCATCAACAGATACTATATCACTGCCATATATCACACTATATGATACATTGTTATCAAGCTTAAATTCTTTGCCGCTTTCAGAAACGCCAAATACATTAATCTTAGCCGTATCACCCTGGTTAAGTTCAATCCCTTCAATATTGACATTATTCTCATCCTTAATTAATAGCGACTTAAGACTTGATAACTCTGAAGGTATTACTTCCACATACATTGCTGTTTCATTACCCGCAGGATCAACTGCAGTAACCTTTAATTCATCCCGGGTATTTACCTGTGTTCCAATGTATGTGAAGCTTCCACCCAATACAGGTACAGCTGTCCTGTTGTTTCCGGTTACTCCGCTATCCTGATTGTCTGAGCTGTTTTCAATGTATACCCGCGCATTAGGCTCGCTTGTTCCAACAATCTCATATCTCCCATTGCTGCTTAAAACGCTTGATGAATTGAGAAGAAGTTCAGGCTTCACCGTATCCAGGGTTATAACCAGTTTTGATGAAGTGTAATCATTATTTTCATTAACAGCCAAAAAGTCTATAACACTGCCTCCATCATCAAGTTCTACAGGAATTTCAAGAGAAGTGTCGGCATTAACTGTATATATTTCACCATTGGTTATCCCGTCTACCCAGTAAGAAACCTCCACATTCTGGTCTGGAATATATTTTACAACCGGATTGCTCTGATTGGTGGTTACACCAACAGTATTTTCATTTTTACCATCTGCCTTTGTTGCAGTTGTGTCATTGACTTTCAGTGTAACCTTTGCAGGATTCGGCACAGGCAGGTAAATTGGATCCGAAATATATTCTTCACTGGTGTAAGTAATATAATTTTTCTCATTATATGAGTAAACCTTGATTCTGTATGATTTTCCAGGAACAATTCCCGAGTTTTTAAAGCCGGTAGGATTGCCGTTTTCATCATAACCTATAGCAACAGTGGACTGATTGCCAATGTAAACCATTGTTTTATCGGTTGTTATACCCTCAAAACCTTCTATCTGATTGCCATTTTCATCAAGAATAGTTACAACATATCCCTGTGCATTTGCAACATCGTCATAGGTTACCTTAAACTGTCCGTCTCCCCCTGGTAAAACCCTTATATTCTGAGGCATATCAGGTACATTGGGATTTACATAAGTAAATATTTCATCTGACAGTTCACTGGAATAGACTTCATTTTCATGTCTTAACACAACTCTTACCTGGTAGTTTCCACTTGTCAATCTTTCAGGTATATCAACAAGTGCCT
This genomic interval from Clostridiaceae bacterium contains the following:
- a CDS encoding helix-turn-helix transcriptional regulator yields the protein MSNNYGQIEKCDSDVIHEEVVNRVKEKMPPEESLYDLAELFKVFGDTTRIKILWALEEAEMCVCDIAALLNMTQSAISHQLRVLKQAKLVKSRRDGKIVYYLLDDDHVRQIFDQGLIHINEGR
- a CDS encoding heavy metal transporter, which produces MKKKFILEGLGCANCAAKMEKAINKIDGVKEATINFMTTKLVIEGEDEKMPSIIEAAEKIIKSIEHDVVMKKA
- a CDS encoding nitroreductase family protein, with translation MSIIFQRRSIRKYKNKVVPDEAIEKLLRAGFAAPSARNAQPWHFIVINDRNILNEIPKFHPHSKMLSEASHGIIVCGDLSSERVRDFWIQDCSAATQNILLMATELGLGSVWLGLYPNEERVNALKKLLQIPEEVVPLSIIAIGYPDELKDPIDRYDVEKVHYNKW
- a CDS encoding DUF4846 domain-containing protein, whose protein sequence is MRRIIVILSFILVVLVFLSSCSINNYTGSDSGIRSGEQNGETENIQTNSGKSLNDISNSSENNTVIKNIVEQQSKTSLINEEGITVQERIMVPEGYKRVDVEKGSFGEYLRNLPLKPHGSKVKYYDGSIKSKDVHVAVLDIDVGDRDLQQCADAVMRLWAEYLFSRGEYDRIHFNFTNGFRADYSTWMKGNRIRVEGNNAYWVKQGEYSEEYKVFRDYMDMVFAYAGTLSLSQEMKKIPLEEMQPGDVFLKGELPGHCVIILDMAEHEETKEKIFIIAQSYMPAQDIHILKNYDNPEDNPWYPVNFGDVLNTPEWNFTRDQLFRFDS
- a CDS encoding iron-containing alcohol dehydrogenase produces the protein MNNFTFYSPTYFMFGKDTEKEAGSLVRRFGGSKVLVHFGGGSVKRSGLLDRVEESLRAEGIDYIELGGVVPNPRSGLVYEGIDLCRREGVDFILAVGGGSVIDSAKAIAAGVKYDGDFWDFFSGKAQIKEALPVGTVLTIAAAGSEGSPDTVITHEKYMKKKGAGSEYLRPTFSILNPELTYTLPPDQTANGVADIMAHVFERYFTNTKGVEITDRLCEAVLLTMIREAPRVMKNPRDYEARANIMWAGMIAHNNVCGVGRQQDWSSHILEHELSALYDVPHGAGLAVVFPAWMKYVMKHDIDRFAQIAVRVWGCSMDFANPEATALEGINRLQVFWKSLGLPSNFEELGAKEEDIPVLVKNLGLKEGECLGRFVPLYNEDIEKIYKLALAK
- the cadA gene encoding cadmium-translocating P-type ATPase yields the protein MRKHLYRIITGAVAFIAAVAVNIYVDTNNEWLKILLFLTSYVIVGGDVVKKAVINIFRGKIFDENFLMTIATIGAFLIGEHPEGVAVMLFYQVGELFQSYAVDKSRKSIASLMNIRPDFANVKRGDDLVRVDPDEVQIGDIIVIKAGEKIPLDGIVIEGNSMVDTSALTGESVPREIGPGSDILSGCININGVITVEVTKEYDESTVSKILDLVENASSKKSKPEQFITRFAGYYTPVVVIIAVLLAIVPPLVIKSTSFSSWLYRALSFLVVSCPCALVISIPLSFFGGIGGASRNGVLVKGSNYLEALAKTEVIVFDKTGTLTRGVFSAQEIHPVNISKEELLEFAAYAESYSNHPISLSLKSAYGKEIDNKRISDMEEIPGHGVSVSIDGKKVLAGNDKLMKKMNITYTEKESAGTIVHVAIDNMYAGYIVISDEIKPDSAQTIKKLKEANIKQTVMLTGDNRNVGLKVAKELGLDKVYTDLLPGDKVEKLEELFLQKSAKGKLAFVGDGINDAPVLARADIGIAMGGLGSDAAIEAADVVIMTDEPSKIVTAMKISIRTLNIAYQNIAFAIGVKVAVLILSALGLAHMWAAIFADVGVTIIAVLNAFRALNIRDGSPAPKNG